In Pseudobdellovibrionaceae bacterium, the following proteins share a genomic window:
- the cdd gene encoding cytidine deaminase — MCKWANPSKGGDMEYQELFEIALQAQQMAYAKYSKFKVGAAVKFKNGKVYSGCNIENASYGATVCAERVAVWKALSEGEKAQDIEALCLVTSTPQGDVPCGMCLQVLSEFMPKEAPLLIANSQGIILHKKWTDFLPHPFEL; from the coding sequence ATGTGCAAGTGGGCAAACCCCAGTAAAGGTGGAGATATGGAGTATCAAGAGTTATTTGAAATTGCCCTTCAAGCGCAACAGATGGCCTATGCTAAATATTCAAAATTTAAGGTGGGTGCAGCTGTGAAATTTAAAAATGGAAAAGTATACTCTGGATGCAATATCGAAAATGCAAGTTATGGAGCTACGGTGTGTGCTGAACGTGTGGCGGTGTGGAAGGCTTTATCTGAAGGAGAAAAAGCACAAGACATTGAAGCTTTGTGTTTAGTCACCTCTACGCCACAAGGGGATGTGCCTTGTGGTATGTGTTTGCAAGTGCTTTCGGAGTTTATGCCTAAAGAAGCACCGCTTTTAATTGCCAATTCTCAGGGCATAATTTTGCATAAAAAATGGACAGATTTTTTGCCCCATCCCTTTGAGCTGTAA